A genomic stretch from Arachis stenosperma cultivar V10309 chromosome 3, arast.V10309.gnm1.PFL2, whole genome shotgun sequence includes:
- the LOC130967835 gene encoding zinc finger protein ZAT5-like, which translates to MDYKEDYFSNTNSDNCNVVHHDATHHIAKGKRTKRLRLLCGGTTLMTAASSCSSASGDHGSGDDHGSFSISSTTNQEEEDMANCLILLAQGGGDSHQKPPQIDDQDEDDNKKIIEIKSRKFSEIETATINNNKVGFYIYECKTCNRTFPSFQALGGHRASHKKPKLTTIPAAEDKKPPPPSPPPPLPPPPPQQLMMNTNYDHSQQIETVPPNNNNPIISLQFGSGQKGHFQNNKPNKIHECSICGSEFTSGQALGGHMRRHRATAATAANNTAQANVGLSRIEATSTVITTTVEVQPRNILELDLNLPAPEEDLREPKFQFATAATKKSMVLSSAPALVDCHY; encoded by the coding sequence ATGGATTACAAGGAAGACTATTTCTCCAACACTAACAGTGATAATTGTAATGTTGTTCATCATGATGCTACCCATCATATAGCCAAGGGAAAACGGACCAAAAGGCTGAGGCTTTTGTGTGGCGGCACAACCCTCATGACGGCGGCGTCTAGCTGTTCTAGCGCTTCCGGGGATCATGGCAGCGGCGATGATCACGGCTCGTTTTCGATTTCTTCCACAACGAATCAAGAGGAAGAAGATATGGCTAATTGCTTGATTCTTCTTGCTCAAGGAGGAGGAGATTCTCATCAAAAACCGCCACAAATTGATGATCAAGATGAAGATGATAACAAGAAGATTATTGAAATCAAGAGTAGGAAATTCTCGGAGATTGAAACCGCCACCATAAACAACAACAAGGTTGGTTTCTATATTTATGAGTGCAAGACTTGTAACCGAACCTTCCCTTCCTTTCAAGCCTTGGGTGGTCATAGAGCCAGTCACAAGAAGCCTAAGCTCACAACAATCCCTGCCGCCGAGGACAAGAAACCACCACCACCGTCTCCGCCACCTCCACTGCCACCCCCACCACCGCAGCAACTTATGATGAACACCAATTATGACCATAGCCAGCAGATTGAAACTGTCCctccaaataataataatccaaTAATTTCTCTACAGTTTGGGAGTGGGCAAAAAGGTCATTTCCAAAACAACAAGCCCAACAAGATTCACGAGTGCTCCATATGTGGCTCCGAATTCACATCCGGCCAAGCACTGGGTGGACACATGAGAAGGCATAGGGCTACAGCGGCCACAGCCGCCAATAATACTGCTCAGGCCAATGTTGGCCTAAGCAGAATTGAAGCAACTTCTACTGTTATAACAACAACAGTAGAAGTTCAGCCTCGAAATATTCTAGAATTGGATCTCAACCTTCCGGCTCCGGAGGAAGACCTCCGGGAGCCAAAGTTTCAGTTTGCCACCGCGGCAACTAAGAAATCTATGGTGCTCTCATCTGCTCCGGCTTTGGTGGACTGCCATTATTAG
- the LOC130966368 gene encoding 50S ribosomal protein L9, chloroplastic gives MALALPSLSSTSSSFLQQNFTGSSKGPTCNNNNNNNTSSFLVFAQKKAKKIRKIILKEDVAEVGKKGQLIDVKAGFYRNYLLPTGKAQIVTPLLLKEMKLEEERIEAEKRRVKEEAQQLARIFETVGAFKVKRKGGKGKLIFGSVTAQDLVDIIKAQLQREVDKRIVELPEIRETGEYIAELKLHPEVTARVRLNVFAN, from the exons ATGGCGTTAGCACTGCCTtcgctttcttctacttcttcttcgTTTCTGCAGCAAAACTTCACTGGAAGCTCCAAGGGACCCACttgcaacaacaacaacaacaacaacacttcAAGCTTTTTGGTCTTTGCTCAAAAGAAGGCAAAGAAAATCCGAAAG ATTATATTGAAGGAAGATGTAGCTGAAGTAGGAAAGAAAGGACAACTTATTGATGTTAAAGCTGGTTTCTACAGAAACTATCTTCTTCCCACTGGAAAGGCACAGATTGTTACTCCTCTTCTGCTCAA GGAAATGAAGTTAGAGGAAGAAAGAATTGAGGCCGAGAAAAGACGG GTAAAAGAAGAGGCACAGCAACTTGCTCGAATTTTTGAAACAGTTGGGGCTTTCAAGGTGAAGCGGAAAGGTGGTAAAGGAAAACTAATTTTTGGAAG TGTTACAGCCCAAGATCTTGTTGACATTATCAAGGCACAGCTTCAAAG GGAGGTGGACAAGAGAATTGTCGAACTTCCGGAGATACGAGAAACCGGAGAATATATCGCAGAGTTAAAGCTGCATCCGGAAGTTACAGCGAGAGTAAGGTTGAATGTCTTTGCTAACTAA